A stretch of the Sulfuritortus calidifontis genome encodes the following:
- a CDS encoding TRAP transporter small permease subunit, whose product MKKLMLLIDKVSTFAGHFFGWSIVVLTLLISWEVFSRYVLNTPHAWVQDGQIMLYGILFMMAGAYTLASGGHVRGDVLYGFFQPRTQATIDLALYVIFFLPGIFALTYAGWTYAGDSFAIREQTFSPEPMPLWPFKYFIPLAGFFLLLQGLVEIARCLVCLRDGKWPARLGDVEEVDVDKLKHMVDVKDEDIAQLDEYVLKQETKR is encoded by the coding sequence ATGAAGAAGCTGATGTTGCTGATCGACAAGGTGAGCACCTTCGCCGGCCATTTCTTCGGCTGGTCCATCGTCGTGCTGACCCTGCTGATTTCCTGGGAGGTCTTCTCCCGCTATGTGTTGAATACCCCTCATGCCTGGGTGCAGGACGGCCAGATCATGCTCTACGGCATCCTGTTCATGATGGCCGGCGCCTATACCCTGGCCAGCGGCGGCCACGTCCGCGGCGACGTGCTCTACGGCTTTTTCCAGCCGCGCACCCAGGCCACGATCGACCTCGCGCTCTACGTCATCTTCTTCCTGCCGGGCATCTTCGCCCTGACCTATGCCGGCTGGACCTATGCCGGCGATTCCTTCGCCATCCGCGAGCAGACCTTCAGTCCGGAGCCCATGCCACTCTGGCCGTTCAAGTACTTCATCCCCCTGGCCGGTTTCTTCCTGCTCTTGCAGGGCCTGGTCGAGATCGCCCGCTGCCTGGTCTGCCTGCGCGACGGCAAGTGGCCGGCCCGTCTGGGCGACGTGGAGGAGGTCGACGTCGACAAGCTCAAGCACATGGTCGACGTGAAGGACGAGGACATCGCCCAGCTGGATGAATATGTGCTGAAGCAGGAGACGAAGCGATGA